Proteins found in one Phocoena sinus isolate mPhoSin1 chromosome 19, mPhoSin1.pri, whole genome shotgun sequence genomic segment:
- the BCL2L12 gene encoding bcl-2-like protein 12 — MAGSEELGLREDTLRVLAAFLSRGEAAGSPIPTPPRSPAQEEPTDFLSRLRRCLPCSLGRGAVPPESPRPCSLPLQPCYGSEPGPATPDFYALVAQRLEQLVQEQLKSPPSPELQGHVPTEKEALLRKLVALLEEEAEVINQKLASDPALRRKLARLSAGSFSRLVELFSSREGNPRPSQARPSLPCPGPPPPSPEPLARLALAMELSRRVARLGGTLAGLSVEHVHSFAPWIQAHGGWGGVLAVSPVDLNLPLD, encoded by the exons ATGGCAGGCTCGGAAGAACTGGGGCTCCGAGAGGACACGCTGAGGGTCCTAGCTGCCTTCCTAAGTAGGGGTGAGGCTGCGGGGTCTCCCATTCCGACCCCACCCAG GAGCCCTGCCCAAGAGGAGCCAACAGACTTCCTGAGCCGCCTTCGAAGATGTCTTCCCTGCTCCCTGGGGCGAGGAGCAGTTCCCCCTGAGTCCCCTCGGCCTtgctccctgcccctccagccATGCTATGGTTCAGAGCCTG GCCCAGCTACTCCAGATTTCTATGCCCTGGTGGCCCAGCGGCTGGAACAGCTGGTCCAAGAGCAACTGAAATCCCCACCTAGCCCAG AATTACAGGGTCACGTACCCACAGAGAAGGAAGCCCTGCTGCGAAAGCTGGTGGCCTTGctggaggaagaggcagaagtCATCAACCAGAAG CTGGCCTCAGACCCCGCCCTGCGGCGCAAGCTGGCCCGCCTCTCTGCTGGTTCCTTCAGCCGCCTAGTGGAGCTCTTCTCTAGCCGGGAGGGCAACCCTCGCCCAAGCCAAGCACGCCCCTCGCTGCCGTGCCCCGGGCCCCCACCGCCTTCCCCGGAGCCTCTGGCCCGCCTGGCCCTGGCCATGGAGCTGAGCCGGCGCGTGGCCAGGCTGGGGGGCACCCTGGCCGGTCTCAGCGTAGAGCACGTGCACAGCTTTGCGCCCTGGATCCAGGCCCACGGGGGCTGG GGGGGCGTCCTGGCAGTTTCACCTGTGGACTTGAACTTACCCCTGGACTGA